In Leptodactylus fuscus isolate aLepFus1 chromosome 2, aLepFus1.hap2, whole genome shotgun sequence, one genomic interval encodes:
- the WNT1 gene encoding proto-oncogene Wnt-1, with product MRILTFLVGLKTLWVLAFSSLSNTMAVNNSGKWWGIINIASNGNVLPGTDVGPVPLVLDPSLQLLSRRQRRLIRQNPGILQSITRGLLSAIRECKWQFRNRRWNCPTGPGNQVFGKIINRGCRETAFVFAITSAGVTHSVARSCSEGSIESCSCDYRRRGPGGPDWHWGGCSDNIEFGRFIGKEFVDSSERGRDLKYLVNLHNNQAGRMTVMTEMRQECKCHGMSGSCSLRTCWMRLPPFRSVGDALKDRFDGASKVTYSNNGSNRGSSRSDLPHLEPENPSHAMPSSRDLVYFEKSPNFCSPSEKTGTPGTTGRICNSTSLGLDGCELLCCGRGYRSRAEKVTERCHCTFHWCCHVTCLNCTTTQIVHECL from the exons ATGAGGATCCTCACTTTCCTGGTCGGCCTCAAGACTTTATGGGTTTTGGCATTCTCCTCCTTGTCGAATACCATGGCTGTGAATAACAGCGGCAAGTGGTG GGGTATAATAAACATAGCTTCCAATGGAAACGTGCTGCCAGGTACAGACGTAGGCCCAGTTCCCCTTGTGTTAGATCCAAGTCTTCAACTTTTGAGCAGAAGACAGAGACGTCTAATCCGTCAAAATCCAGGAATCCTACAAAGCATTACACGTGGGCTTCTTAGTGCCATCCGAGAATGCAAGTGGCAATTCCGAAACCGTCGTTGGAACTGTCCTACAGGACCTGGAAACCAAGTGTTTGGCAAAATAATTAACCGAG GCTGCAGGGAGACGGCCTTTGTGTTTGCCATCACTAGTGCTGGTGTAACCCATTCTGTGGCTCGCTCCTGTTCAGAGGGGTCTATTGAATCCTGCTCATGTGATTACCGGCGTCGAGGGCCTGGAGGTCCAGATTGGCACTGGGGAGGCTGCAGTGACAACATTGAATTTGGAAGGTTCATAGGAAAAGAGTTTGTTGACTCCAGTGAAAGAGGGAGAGATCTAAAATATCTGGTGAATCTGCACAATAACCAAGCGGGGAGAATG ACTGTAATGACAGAGATGCGCCAGGAATGCAAGTGTCATGGAATGTCAGGATCCTGCTCTCTTCGGACCTGCTGGATGCGTCTTCCTCCATTTCGGTCAGTGGGGGATGCTTTGAAAGATCGATTTGATGGTGCATCAAAAGTCACGTACAGTAACAATGGCAGCAACCGCGGAAGTTCTCGTAGTGACCTCCCACATCTGGAACCTGAGAACCCTTCCCATGCAATGCCTTCTTCTAGAGATTTGGTGTACTTTGAGAAATCTCCAAACTTCTGCAGCCCAAGCGAAAAGACTGGAACCCCAGGTACAACAGGGCGAATATGCAACAGCACCTCTTTGGGCCTGGATGGCTGTGAACTTCTGTGCTGTGGCCGAGGTTATAGGAGTCGAGCTGAAAAGGTCACTGAAAGGTGTCACTGCACCTTCCACTGGTGTTGTCACGTCACCTGTTTGAACTGCACCACCACACAGATAGTCCACGAATGCTTGTGA